Proteins found in one Agaribacterium sp. ZY112 genomic segment:
- the urtC gene encoding urea ABC transporter permease subunit UrtC, producing the protein MNYFYKNFMGGKSGLSGFIILAILILCVLPMALDIFRLNLVGKYLTYAFAAVSLVLLWGYGGTLSLGQGIFFGLGGYAMAMFLKLEASSPENTSIQSTPGIPDFMDWNQLTELPWFWEPFHSFTFTILAILIVPALFAFIIGAAMFKRRVGGVYFAIITQVIAVILTVLIVGQQGYIGGINGITDLRTLNGWDITSDSAKYIFYFINAFLLLAVIIISRFILTSKFGRLLLAMRDKEDRVRFSGYDVANFKIFIFCVAAVISAIGGAMFTLQVGFMSPSFVGIVPSIEMVIFCAVGGRMSIIGAVYGTLLINFGKTAFSESFPELWLFLMGGLFIAVVMFFPNGLAGIWENHSEKLTKPLQALVSRFKGSIEGNIQRRESKIES; encoded by the coding sequence ATGAACTATTTTTACAAAAATTTTATGGGTGGTAAGTCGGGATTAAGTGGATTTATTATCTTGGCGATACTTATCTTATGTGTTTTACCTATGGCCCTAGATATCTTTAGGCTGAATCTAGTTGGTAAATACCTCACTTATGCTTTTGCCGCAGTTAGCTTAGTGCTGCTTTGGGGTTATGGAGGTACCTTAAGTCTAGGTCAGGGTATCTTCTTTGGGCTTGGTGGCTATGCCATGGCAATGTTCTTAAAGTTAGAGGCCTCTTCGCCTGAAAATACGTCGATTCAATCAACTCCAGGTATACCTGATTTTATGGATTGGAATCAGCTAACAGAACTACCGTGGTTTTGGGAGCCCTTCCATAGCTTTACTTTCACCATTCTAGCTATTTTGATTGTACCGGCTTTATTCGCTTTTATTATCGGGGCTGCCATGTTTAAACGTAGAGTGGGCGGCGTATATTTCGCAATTATTACTCAAGTGATTGCCGTCATACTCACCGTACTCATTGTTGGCCAGCAAGGTTATATTGGTGGAATTAATGGCATCACTGATCTTCGTACACTAAATGGCTGGGATATAACATCTGATAGTGCGAAATATATATTTTATTTTATTAATGCTTTTTTACTTCTTGCAGTAATCATTATCTCAAGATTTATATTGACCAGTAAATTTGGTCGTTTGCTTCTAGCAATGCGAGATAAGGAAGACCGTGTTCGGTTTTCTGGCTACGACGTAGCGAACTTCAAAATATTCATATTTTGTGTCGCAGCAGTAATCTCAGCTATTGGCGGTGCCATGTTTACGTTGCAAGTGGGTTTTATGTCACCGTCTTTTGTGGGCATCGTTCCTTCAATTGAGATGGTTATATTCTGTGCTGTGGGTGGGCGTATGTCGATAATAGGAGCAGTATACGGAACCTTGTTGATTAATTTTGGTAAAACAGCATTTTCTGAATCATTTCCTGAGCTTTGGCTGTTTCTTATGGGCGGCTTGTTTATCGCTGTTGTGATGTTTTTTCCAAATGGACTGGCAGGAATTTGGGAAAATCATAGCGAAAAATTGACGAAGCCTTTGCAAGCACTCGTTTCTCGCTTTAAAGGGAGCATAGAGGGAAACATTCAAAGGCGAGAGAGCAAGATTGAGTCGTAG
- the urtD gene encoding urea ABC transporter ATP-binding protein UrtD has translation MSSETDFTLAIENLTVSFDGFKAVDDLTLYIDKNELHVVIGPNGAGKTTVLDLICGKTKASSGSIKFLNKELTKKSEHEIVRSGVGRKFQTPSIYENLSVFENLEVSYPQGRTVMGSLFFTRGVDVVQKIRQIAKEISLEESLNAQAGLLSHGQKQWLEIGMLLIQDPELLMLDEPVAGMSVKERELTANLLNKISKGRSVLVIEHDMEFVEKIADKVTVLHQGKILASGDMDKVQKDPNVVEVYLGH, from the coding sequence ATGAGTTCGGAAACAGATTTTACCCTGGCTATTGAAAACTTGACGGTATCGTTTGACGGCTTTAAAGCCGTTGATGATTTGACCTTGTATATCGATAAAAATGAACTGCATGTTGTTATTGGCCCTAATGGGGCTGGAAAAACGACGGTTCTGGATTTGATATGCGGTAAGACAAAAGCAAGCTCAGGGAGTATTAAGTTTTTAAACAAAGAGTTAACTAAGAAAAGTGAGCATGAGATTGTTAGGTCAGGTGTAGGAAGAAAATTCCAAACACCTTCCATCTATGAAAATCTAAGTGTATTTGAAAACCTAGAGGTCTCTTATCCCCAGGGGCGAACTGTCATGGGTAGTCTGTTTTTTACTCGCGGTGTCGATGTGGTGCAAAAAATAAGACAGATTGCTAAAGAAATATCTTTGGAAGAGTCACTTAATGCTCAGGCTGGTTTGTTGAGTCATGGTCAAAAGCAATGGTTAGAAATTGGGATGTTGTTGATACAAGATCCAGAGCTATTGATGCTTGATGAGCCTGTAGCTGGTATGAGTGTAAAGGAGCGGGAGTTGACAGCAAATCTATTAAATAAAATATCCAAAGGTCGTTCAGTTCTTGTTATTGAGCACGATATGGAGTTTGTAGAAAAAATTGCTGACAAGGTGACAGTGCTTCACCAAGGAAAGATATTGGCTTCGGGTGATATGGATAAAGTTCAGAAAGATCCTAATGTTGTCGAAGTTTATTTAGGCCATTAA
- the urtE gene encoding urea ABC transporter ATP-binding subunit UrtE, with translation MLNVVDLKVSYGESEVIHGLNFSVSKNETLAIMGRNGMGKTTLFKSLIGVLKSSEGVIDIDGINVAAMDSYKRVENGIAYVPQGRMIFPNMTVKENIESGMQVSKLKQVPDDIYALFPVLRDMRNRKGGNLSGGQQQQLAIARALVTNPKVLLLDEPTEGIQPSIIKDIANDLNEIKKLRDITIVVSEQVLSFTMAVADRIIVIDKGEFIHEGKRENLDTEKVKSYLSV, from the coding sequence ATGCTAAATGTAGTTGATCTAAAAGTTTCATACGGTGAAAGTGAAGTTATACATGGCCTAAATTTTAGTGTTAGCAAAAATGAGACACTGGCAATTATGGGGCGAAATGGAATGGGTAAAACCACTTTGTTTAAATCACTTATTGGAGTGCTTAAATCAAGTGAGGGTGTCATTGATATCGATGGAATTAACGTTGCCGCTATGGATAGCTATAAACGGGTTGAAAATGGTATTGCTTATGTTCCTCAGGGGCGAATGATATTTCCAAATATGACCGTTAAAGAGAATATTGAATCTGGAATGCAAGTGTCAAAGCTTAAACAAGTTCCTGACGATATATACGCACTATTTCCAGTACTTAGAGATATGAGAAATCGTAAGGGCGGCAACCTATCGGGGGGGCAGCAGCAACAGCTGGCTATTGCTAGAGCTTTAGTAACTAACCCTAAGGTACTGTTGCTAGATGAACCTACGGAAGGTATTCAGCCATCCATCATTAAAGATATAGCAAATGATTTAAATGAGATTAAGAAGCTAAGAGACATCACTATTGTGGTATCAGAGCAAGTTCTAAGCTTCACCATGGCGGTTGCTGATCGGATTATTGTTATTGATAAAGGTGAGTTTATTCATGAAGGCAAGCGTGAGAACTTAGATACAGAAAAAGTTAAGTCTTACTTGTCTGTATAA